The Halobacterium litoreum genome includes a region encoding these proteins:
- the arcS gene encoding archaeosine synthase subunit alpha, giving the protein MTDYFEVHERDAAARVGELRLAESVTTPALADDVVEDAGSRWAEPQSLPEGDDFVLTVLPHRAFPSGTADEVQESFAPDYPDVDYPSAAVVSPETADDFGADAYVLSGAPGTVGHGSAFRDAVVEVREAVPDDTALYLPGVATPQNVAVLVYAGVDLVDADRAVIRGTQGTYLTTDGEYDLDELDELPCACSACRQPISEFDREDCVDHNVALLEAELARVRRRIRDGRLRDYVEGQARHEAWVTAAFREFDQQYGYLEERTPALRDSLLLASTEDALRRVEIQRFADRVTSRYKKRLDGHPLLLVPCSARKPYSDSQSHRQFQDAADYRAHMVSITSPIGVVPQELELTYPAQHYDSVVTGRWSEEEKDFVARVLKRYLERTDYSRVIAHVPPEGYRDICERVAGEVDVPFEFTVEEHPTTSEALGELNAALAGEDKIWVQEREEATLRSVADYFIGDGAGDDLFPDLEVQGRYPKLQALDADGEQLAALVPEYGSLSFTLAGARRWVDSDAPTKRVEIDGFVPQGSVLAPGILDASDDIRVGDEVVVEGPKAFAVGRAQMPGPAMADATRGVAVQVRHCEEK; this is encoded by the coding sequence ATGACCGACTACTTCGAGGTCCACGAGCGCGACGCCGCGGCGCGCGTGGGCGAACTCCGCCTCGCGGAGTCCGTGACGACGCCGGCGCTCGCCGACGACGTCGTCGAGGACGCCGGGAGCCGGTGGGCGGAACCCCAATCACTCCCCGAGGGCGACGACTTCGTGCTGACCGTGCTTCCCCACCGCGCGTTCCCGTCGGGGACCGCCGACGAGGTGCAGGAGTCGTTCGCGCCGGACTACCCGGACGTCGACTACCCGAGCGCCGCAGTCGTCTCTCCGGAGACGGCCGATGACTTCGGCGCCGACGCGTACGTGCTGTCGGGCGCGCCCGGGACCGTCGGCCACGGGTCGGCGTTCCGCGACGCCGTCGTCGAGGTTCGAGAGGCCGTCCCGGACGACACTGCGCTCTACCTCCCGGGCGTCGCGACGCCCCAGAACGTCGCCGTGCTCGTGTACGCGGGCGTCGACCTCGTGGACGCCGACCGCGCCGTGATTCGCGGGACGCAGGGCACCTACCTCACGACCGACGGCGAGTACGACCTCGACGAACTGGACGAACTGCCGTGTGCCTGTTCGGCGTGCCGCCAGCCAATCAGTGAATTCGACCGGGAGGACTGCGTCGACCACAACGTCGCCCTGCTGGAGGCCGAGTTGGCGCGCGTGCGTCGCCGCATCCGTGACGGTCGCCTCCGGGACTACGTCGAGGGGCAGGCGCGCCACGAGGCGTGGGTGACCGCGGCGTTCCGCGAGTTCGACCAGCAGTACGGCTACCTCGAGGAGCGCACGCCCGCGCTCCGCGACTCCCTGCTATTGGCGTCGACGGAGGACGCGCTCCGCCGCGTGGAGATTCAGCGCTTCGCCGACCGCGTCACCTCGCGGTACAAGAAACGACTGGACGGCCATCCCCTCCTCCTCGTGCCGTGTTCCGCGCGGAAGCCGTACAGCGACTCTCAGAGCCACCGGCAGTTCCAGGACGCCGCCGACTACCGCGCGCACATGGTCTCCATCACGTCGCCCATCGGGGTCGTGCCCCAGGAACTCGAACTCACGTACCCCGCCCAGCACTACGACTCCGTGGTGACGGGGCGGTGGAGCGAGGAGGAGAAGGACTTCGTCGCGCGCGTCCTGAAGCGCTATCTCGAGCGCACCGACTACTCCCGAGTCATCGCGCACGTTCCGCCGGAGGGCTACCGCGACATCTGCGAGCGCGTCGCCGGCGAGGTCGACGTCCCCTTCGAGTTCACCGTCGAGGAGCACCCGACGACGAGCGAGGCGCTCGGCGAACTGAACGCCGCGCTCGCGGGCGAGGACAAGATTTGGGTGCAGGAACGCGAGGAGGCCACGCTTCGCTCGGTGGCCGACTACTTCATCGGCGACGGCGCGGGCGACGACCTGTTCCCGGACCTCGAAGTGCAGGGCCGCTACCCGAAACTGCAGGCGCTCGACGCGGACGGCGAGCAGTTGGCGGCGCTCGTCCCCGAGTACGGGTCGCTGTCGTTCACGCTCGCCGGCGCGCGCCGCTGGGTGGACAGCGACGCGCCCACCAAGCGCGTGGAGATAGACGGCTTCGTCCCGCAGGGGAGCGTGCTCGCACCGGGTATCCTGGACGCGAGCGACGACATCCGGGTCGGCGACGAAGTGGTCGTCGAGGGGCCGAAGGCCTTCGCGGTCGGGCGCGCGCAGATGCCCGGCCCGGCGATGGCCGACGCCACTCGCGGCGTCGCGGTGCAGGTCCGCCACTGCGAGGAGAAGTGA
- the tgtA gene encoding tRNA guanosine(15) transglycosylase TgtA, which translates to MREVFEIAAQDGAARIGELDVPRAGVTVETPTLMPVVNPNLITVDPARFPEFGAEMLITNSYIIKNDPDLNERALDEGLHEMLGFDGAIMTDSGSFQLAEYGEIDTDTEEILQFQRDIGSDIGTPVDIPTPPDSSREQAEEELATTQERLELAETVDVGDMLVNAPVQGSTYPDLRERAGEHAYGTSLDLFPVGAVVPLMNQYRYDDMTEAVLAAKRGLGRDAPVHLFGAGHPMMFALAAALGCDLFDSAAYAIYARDDRYLTVSGTKHLDSLHYFPCDCPVCAEHTPREVERMGDAAREELLAEHNLHVSFGELRRVKQAIKAGNLMELVEARAHAHPRTLDGYRALLDHADQLEASDPASKDAFRYTSADSARRPEVLRHHRRLARLDVAGDDVLLTEGDDNRRFDECWNVVAPFGPFPSALSTTYPLTAETPERMDAAGYEAAAEGIRRLADANPETQFTLAHHDWPATALDAVPERVETVDTSGGD; encoded by the coding sequence ATGAGAGAGGTCTTCGAAATCGCCGCGCAGGACGGCGCGGCGCGCATCGGCGAACTCGACGTGCCGCGGGCGGGCGTCACCGTCGAGACGCCGACCCTGATGCCGGTCGTGAACCCGAACCTGATTACGGTCGACCCCGCGCGCTTCCCGGAGTTCGGCGCGGAGATGCTCATCACGAACTCCTACATCATCAAGAACGACCCCGACCTGAACGAGCGCGCGCTCGACGAGGGGCTCCACGAGATGCTCGGCTTCGACGGCGCCATCATGACCGACTCGGGGAGTTTCCAACTCGCGGAGTACGGCGAAATCGACACCGACACCGAGGAGATTCTGCAGTTCCAGCGCGACATCGGGAGCGACATCGGGACGCCCGTGGACATCCCGACGCCGCCTGATTCGTCCCGCGAGCAGGCCGAAGAGGAACTCGCGACCACCCAAGAGCGCCTCGAACTCGCGGAGACCGTCGACGTCGGCGATATGCTCGTGAACGCGCCCGTGCAGGGGTCGACGTACCCCGACCTCCGCGAGCGAGCGGGCGAGCACGCCTACGGCACGAGCCTCGATTTGTTCCCGGTGGGCGCGGTCGTCCCGCTGATGAACCAGTACCGCTACGACGACATGACGGAGGCCGTGCTCGCGGCGAAACGCGGCCTCGGGCGGGACGCCCCCGTCCACCTGTTCGGCGCGGGCCACCCGATGATGTTCGCGCTCGCCGCGGCGCTCGGCTGTGACCTCTTCGACTCCGCCGCGTACGCCATCTACGCCCGCGACGACCGCTACCTCACGGTCTCCGGGACGAAACACCTCGACAGCCTCCACTACTTCCCCTGTGACTGCCCGGTCTGCGCCGAGCACACGCCCCGCGAGGTCGAGCGCATGGGCGACGCCGCCCGGGAGGAACTGCTCGCCGAGCACAACCTCCACGTCTCCTTCGGCGAACTCCGGCGCGTCAAGCAGGCCATCAAGGCCGGGAACCTGATGGAACTCGTGGAGGCGCGCGCCCACGCCCACCCCCGGACGCTGGACGGCTACCGCGCGCTCCTCGACCACGCCGACCAACTCGAAGCGAGCGACCCCGCGAGCAAGGACGCGTTCCGGTACACGTCCGCCGACAGCGCGCGCCGTCCCGAAGTCCTCCGGCACCACCGGCGCCTCGCGCGCCTCGACGTGGCGGGCGACGACGTGCTCCTCACCGAGGGCGACGACAACCGCCGGTTCGACGAGTGCTGGAACGTCGTCGCGCCGTTCGGCCCCTTCCCGTCCGCGCTCTCCACGACCTACCCCCTAACAGCGGAGACGCCTGAGCGAATGGACGCCGCGGGCTACGAGGCGGCCGCCGAGGGAATCCGGCGCCTCGCCGACGCAAACCCGGAGACGCAGTTCACGCTCGCGCACCACGACTGGCCCGCCACGGCGCTCGACGCGGTGCCCGAGCGCGTGGAGACGGTGGACACGTCGGGCGGCGACTGA
- a CDS encoding ArsR family transcriptional regulator has protein sequence MKLAVPTDFEILDALSDGKRNNAVNISHIIDKNRAYINTRLPVLADYSLVERVGPAPNSGLYAITEKGQVVLEHRSVYEDGDVDDFDQFVDDELNGE, from the coding sequence ATGAAACTCGCCGTTCCGACGGACTTCGAGATATTAGACGCGCTTTCCGACGGCAAACGAAACAACGCCGTCAACATCTCTCACATCATCGATAAGAACCGCGCGTACATCAACACGCGCCTCCCCGTGCTCGCCGACTACTCGCTCGTCGAGCGCGTCGGCCCCGCGCCGAACAGCGGGCTCTACGCGATCACCGAGAAAGGACAGGTCGTCCTCGAACACCGCAGCGTCTACGAGGACGGCGACGTCGACGACTTCGACCAGTTCGTCGACGACGAACTGAACGGCGAGTAA
- a CDS encoding AAA family ATPase, with translation MSGERVVENASEAGKQTRLVVVCGLPGAGKTTVAEHAVDALDATLFRTDVVRKDLFPDPEYTREEMRAVYDELFSRAEDAVADGDAVVLDGTFKRREYRGRARRAAEELGVPFTLVRVACEEDVVRERIRARSGDASDADFEIHQQYREEFESLAGEHARVDNSGTLEETLAQVDRLF, from the coding sequence GTGAGTGGGGAGCGCGTCGTCGAGAACGCATCGGAGGCCGGGAAACAGACGCGACTCGTGGTGGTGTGCGGGCTGCCGGGCGCGGGGAAGACGACCGTCGCGGAGCACGCCGTCGACGCGCTCGACGCGACGCTGTTCCGGACGGACGTCGTGCGCAAGGACTTGTTCCCGGACCCCGAGTACACGCGCGAGGAGATGCGCGCCGTCTACGACGAACTGTTCTCGCGGGCCGAGGACGCCGTGGCCGACGGTGACGCCGTGGTGCTCGACGGGACGTTCAAGCGCCGCGAGTACCGCGGGCGGGCGCGTCGGGCGGCCGAAGAACTCGGCGTGCCGTTCACGCTCGTTCGCGTCGCCTGCGAGGAGGACGTGGTTCGGGAGCGGATTCGCGCGCGCTCCGGGGACGCGAGCGACGCCGACTTCGAGATTCACCAGCAGTACCGCGAGGAGTTCGAGTCGCTCGCCGGGGAGCACGCGCGCGTGGACAACTCGGGGACGCTGGAGGAGACGCTCGCGCAGGTCGACCGCCTGTTCTAG
- a CDS encoding NUDIX hydrolase, translating into MSDDPMAWETTNRKTAYTCPGFDVVHEDVVLPDGTETDFDYLVDDPAVVVLPFTPDGDVVLIEEWRQTVKRVNRALPAGSVEGDEDLAVAARRELTEETGYEAESVERFATYEPANGISDAVHHYFVAEGCEPTGEQNLDFNESIRVTTEAYDELLDSVRRDDVRDGRTALGVLQYELGDA; encoded by the coding sequence ATGAGCGACGACCCCATGGCGTGGGAGACGACGAACCGCAAGACGGCGTACACGTGCCCGGGGTTCGACGTCGTCCACGAGGACGTAGTGTTGCCCGACGGCACGGAGACGGACTTCGACTACCTCGTCGACGACCCCGCCGTCGTCGTCCTGCCGTTCACGCCCGACGGCGACGTGGTGCTCATCGAGGAGTGGCGCCAGACCGTCAAGCGCGTGAACCGCGCGCTCCCGGCGGGGAGCGTAGAGGGCGACGAGGACCTCGCGGTGGCGGCGCGCCGGGAACTCACGGAGGAGACGGGCTACGAGGCCGAGTCGGTCGAGCGGTTCGCGACCTACGAGCCCGCCAACGGCATCAGCGACGCCGTCCACCACTACTTCGTCGCGGAGGGCTGCGAGCCGACGGGCGAGCAGAACCTGGACTTCAACGAGTCGATTCGCGTGACGACCGAGGCCTACGACGAACTCCTCGATTCGGTCCGTCGGGACGACGTGCGCGACGGCCGCACCGCGCTCGGCGTGTTGCAGTACGAACTCGGCGACGCGTAG